The proteins below come from a single Halomonas binhaiensis genomic window:
- a CDS encoding response regulator translates to MADAPLRVLIVEDDPMVMRLNVEYLNRLDNISLVAQCSDAPSALDVLEHEEVDVVLLDVYLRNRSGLDILRHLQRTGRDVDVVLITAANEVDTVRAARRLGVRDYLVKPFEFERFQIAVEACRQARHTLKHVSEHATQRDLDHLFQPIKANKPVGSDGLPKGLTAPSLAQIARAILALEEDTFTTESLIPATGMSRVSIRKYLKYLTERGVLGESFHYGQVGRPSFTYRCLDQGELTALV, encoded by the coding sequence ATGGCTGATGCCCCATTGCGCGTGTTGATTGTCGAGGATGACCCCATGGTCATGCGCCTCAACGTCGAATACCTCAATCGGCTCGACAACATCAGCCTGGTCGCCCAGTGCAGTGATGCCCCCAGCGCTCTGGATGTACTGGAGCACGAAGAGGTGGATGTGGTCCTCCTCGATGTCTATCTGCGTAATCGCAGCGGCCTGGATATCCTGCGCCACCTGCAACGCACCGGCCGCGATGTGGATGTGGTCCTGATCACGGCTGCCAACGAAGTGGATACCGTACGCGCAGCCCGCCGCCTGGGTGTACGGGACTACCTGGTCAAGCCCTTCGAGTTCGAACGCTTCCAGATTGCCGTGGAAGCCTGTCGCCAGGCCCGCCACACCCTCAAGCACGTCAGCGAACACGCCACCCAACGCGACCTTGACCACCTCTTCCAGCCCATCAAGGCCAACAAGCCGGTGGGTAGCGATGGCCTGCCCAAGGGGCTCACGGCCCCATCCCTGGCACAGATCGCCCGCGCCATTCTGGCGCTGGAGGAAGACACCTTCACCACAGAAAGCCTGATACCAGCAACAGGCATGTCACGCGTCTCGATTCGCAAGTATTTGAAATACCTGACCGAAAGAGGGGTGCTGGGCGAATCCTTCCATTATGGCCAGGTTGGCCGACCGTCCTTCACCTACCGCTGCCTGGACCAAGGTGAACTCACGGCGCTTGTTTGA
- a CDS encoding META and DUF4377 domain-containing protein yields the protein MKKIYATAACAVLLQACASSSATQMSQHPDQATLEGYDWSLVSAVDSAGQSVSAIQLDADTPLALSFSDEALSIRGGCNNQSGAYQYDQGSLSVSPLRATLMACSAELMKRDAEVAARLADPLQASIVEDGDQPVLTLTTASGDELTFSGEPTPETLYGSEGKTVFLEVAAETVACSHPMIPDYQCLKVRERQYDDSGIKMPTEGDWQLLYQPIQGYEHQDGRSTVLRTKQYEWKNPPQDVSSTVYVLDMVVEQNAEAN from the coding sequence ATGAAAAAGATTTATGCCACTGCCGCCTGTGCCGTGCTGCTCCAGGCCTGTGCATCTTCTTCTGCCACGCAAATGTCCCAGCATCCTGACCAGGCAACATTGGAAGGTTATGACTGGAGTCTGGTATCTGCGGTGGATTCCGCTGGCCAGTCTGTTTCAGCCATCCAGTTGGATGCGGATACGCCGCTGGCGCTGTCCTTCTCGGATGAAGCGCTGAGTATCCGAGGCGGATGCAACAATCAGTCGGGAGCCTACCAGTACGATCAGGGCAGCCTGAGTGTCAGCCCGTTGCGTGCGACTTTGATGGCCTGCTCCGCTGAGCTGATGAAGCGCGATGCAGAAGTGGCCGCGCGCTTGGCAGATCCTTTGCAGGCATCGATAGTGGAAGATGGCGACCAGCCTGTGCTGACACTGACGACAGCCAGTGGTGATGAGCTGACCTTCTCCGGAGAGCCGACCCCGGAAACGCTCTACGGCAGCGAAGGCAAGACAGTCTTTCTGGAGGTGGCGGCCGAGACTGTAGCGTGCAGCCATCCGATGATTCCTGACTATCAATGTCTCAAGGTACGCGAGCGTCAGTATGATGACTCCGGCATCAAGATGCCGACCGAAGGCGACTGGCAACTGCTGTACCAGCCCATTCAGGGGTACGAACATCAGGATGGTCGGAGCACGGTACTGAGAACCAAGCAGTACGAGTGGAAGAACCCTCCCCAGGATGTTTCTTCAACCGTATATGTGCTCGACATGGTGGTTGAACAGAACGCTGAAGCGAACTAA
- a CDS encoding 2-hydroxycarboxylate transporter family protein, translated as MNGASTQTLQETQCVSETASSLRIFGLPLPLFFIAFAVMAVAIVTDTLPTGMIGALLVMVILGELLGFIGDRLPLVKTYLGGGAIVAIFGAAALVYLNWLPTGVTENVTTFMQDGGFLNFYIAALITGSILGMDSKVLVKVGSRYALPLLCSVAFAGLFAMGVGALLGFSPQDALVVITLPIMGGGMGAGAVPMSQIYEQLLGQPASYYISILVPALALGNVFAIIIAGMLNGLAKRFPSWTGNGQMMPGVEIEERESVFDLSKLGIGLVAALTFFVGGEILGDVVPLHPYALMIILVALLKITNVVPESVNEAASQWFQFVAKNWTFALLFGIGIAYTDLGQVIDAISLTYVLIVFAVVAGAAFGAGIVGKLVGFYPIESAITAGLCMANMGGTGDVAVLSAARRMQLMPFAQISSRLGGALILLISSIIVPMFFAG; from the coding sequence ATGAACGGTGCCTCGACACAAACACTGCAAGAGACGCAGTGCGTTTCAGAGACAGCAAGCTCGCTGCGCATCTTCGGCTTGCCGTTGCCTCTTTTCTTCATTGCCTTCGCCGTCATGGCAGTGGCCATTGTCACGGATACTCTGCCGACGGGCATGATCGGCGCGTTGCTGGTGATGGTCATACTGGGGGAATTGCTCGGCTTCATCGGCGATCGCCTGCCCCTGGTCAAGACCTATCTGGGGGGAGGGGCCATCGTGGCCATTTTCGGCGCGGCTGCGCTGGTGTACCTCAACTGGCTCCCGACGGGTGTTACCGAAAATGTCACGACCTTCATGCAAGACGGTGGCTTCCTCAACTTTTATATCGCGGCGCTGATCACTGGCAGTATTCTAGGCATGGATTCCAAGGTTCTGGTCAAGGTGGGATCCCGCTATGCGTTACCGCTGCTGTGTTCGGTGGCTTTTGCAGGGCTGTTCGCCATGGGCGTCGGTGCCTTGCTCGGCTTTTCGCCGCAGGATGCCTTGGTCGTCATTACCTTGCCGATCATGGGCGGTGGCATGGGCGCAGGTGCGGTGCCGATGAGCCAGATTTACGAGCAGCTGCTGGGCCAGCCGGCCAGTTACTACATTTCGATTCTGGTACCGGCACTGGCGTTGGGTAATGTCTTTGCCATCATCATTGCCGGTATGCTCAATGGATTGGCAAAGCGCTTTCCCAGCTGGACCGGAAATGGGCAGATGATGCCAGGGGTGGAGATCGAAGAACGTGAAAGTGTTTTCGATCTTTCCAAGCTGGGCATTGGCCTGGTCGCCGCACTGACATTCTTTGTTGGAGGAGAGATTCTGGGTGATGTGGTTCCCCTGCATCCCTATGCGCTGATGATCATCCTGGTCGCGCTGTTGAAGATAACCAACGTCGTACCAGAGAGTGTCAACGAAGCGGCATCCCAATGGTTCCAGTTTGTGGCCAAGAACTGGACCTTCGCCCTGCTGTTTGGCATCGGCATTGCCTATACCGACCTGGGCCAGGTCATTGATGCCATCTCACTCACCTATGTGCTTATCGTCTTCGCTGTCGTGGCCGGCGCAGCTTTTGGTGCGGGTATCGTGGGCAAGCTGGTGGGCTTCTATCCCATCGAGTCCGCGATCACCGCTGGGTTGTGCATGGCGAATATGGGGGGAACAGGTGATGTTGCGGTTCTCTCTGCAGCACGCCGCATGCAGTTGATGCCATTTGCGCAGATTTCATCACGCCTTGGTGGTGCACTGATTCTGTTGATCTCAAGCATCATCGTGCCGATGTTCTTCGCTGGATAG
- a CDS encoding NAD(P)/FAD-dependent oxidoreductase has product MSHTTATPHTSPSHHDVVIIGGGAAGIAVSASLLKRRGDLDIAIIEPATSHYYQPGWTLVGNGVFSATDTRRDMTAVIPSQATRYTTHAERIDPHAHEVTLADGHRLGYTRLVVAPGLVLDWGAIEGLEATLGQHGVTSNYRYDLAPYTWEQVQSLKKGRALFTQPPMPIKCAGAPQKAMYLSCDHWRRQGHLADIEVSFCNAAPVLFGVSAFVPALERYISRYDIDVNYQHRLIAVDGPSKTACFAVTGEDGEHQQERSFDLLHVVPPQRAPTFIATSGLADAAGWLELNPETLQHVHHPDIFGLGDVSGTSNAKTAAAVRKQAPVVAENLLASIDDQPLTAAYLGYGACPLTVERGRVVLAEFGYNGQLQPTFPRWVNEATQATRLAWWIKARQLPWLYWNAMLKGREWLVKPARRDA; this is encoded by the coding sequence ATGAGCCATACGACAGCCACACCCCACACGTCCCCGAGCCACCATGATGTCGTGATCATCGGAGGCGGTGCAGCGGGCATCGCTGTCAGCGCAAGCCTGCTCAAACGACGTGGCGATCTGGACATCGCCATCATCGAGCCTGCCACATCACATTACTATCAGCCTGGCTGGACACTGGTAGGCAATGGCGTGTTTTCCGCCACGGATACCCGGCGCGACATGACCGCGGTCATTCCTTCTCAAGCAACCCGCTATACCACTCACGCTGAGCGAATCGATCCACATGCCCATGAGGTCACGCTCGCTGACGGCCATCGCCTGGGCTACACCCGGCTGGTGGTCGCACCCGGACTTGTGCTCGACTGGGGGGCGATAGAAGGGCTCGAAGCAACGCTCGGCCAGCACGGCGTAACGTCCAACTATCGCTATGACCTGGCGCCCTATACCTGGGAACAGGTGCAGTCATTGAAGAAGGGGCGCGCGCTGTTCACCCAGCCCCCGATGCCGATAAAGTGTGCGGGCGCCCCGCAAAAGGCCATGTACCTGTCCTGCGACCACTGGCGCCGTCAGGGGCACCTGGCGGATATCGAGGTGAGCTTCTGCAATGCCGCACCGGTATTGTTCGGGGTATCGGCCTTTGTCCCGGCTCTCGAGCGCTACATCTCTCGTTACGACATCGACGTGAACTATCAGCATCGTCTGATCGCCGTGGATGGCCCATCGAAAACCGCCTGCTTTGCTGTCACCGGGGAAGATGGGGAACACCAGCAGGAACGCTCCTTCGACCTGCTTCACGTCGTGCCGCCTCAGCGGGCTCCCACATTCATTGCCACATCTGGCCTTGCCGATGCCGCAGGCTGGCTCGAACTGAATCCAGAGACACTTCAACACGTCCATCATCCTGACATCTTTGGCCTGGGGGATGTCAGTGGAACCAGCAACGCAAAGACTGCCGCCGCCGTACGCAAGCAGGCACCTGTCGTGGCGGAAAACCTGCTGGCCTCCATCGACGACCAGCCGCTGACCGCAGCCTATCTCGGTTATGGCGCCTGCCCGCTGACCGTGGAGCGAGGGCGCGTGGTACTGGCCGAGTTCGGCTATAACGGTCAACTGCAGCCGACCTTCCCTCGCTGGGTGAATGAAGCGACACAGGCGACCCGGCTGGCCTGGTGGATCAAGGCTCGCCAGCTGCCGTGGCTATACTGGAATGCCATGCTCAAGGGCCGCGAGTGGCTGGTAAAACCGGCCCGGCGCGATGCCTGA
- the dcuS gene encoding DcuS/MalK family sensor histidine kinase, which yields MPKLPSPRLNVLISLLVASSIAVTLAIALWLFDATLRDAQEDAQSARVINIAQTVAAQHDVVLALQKANQPDAILSPHSALEHDINQLRQRLDIDFISIFNLRSLRLTHPDPNLVGQYFRGGDEGPSLQGETYASRAKGTLGTSIRGFSPVVDSEGKVLGAVAVGVTLGTLGDRLAENRQIVLFGVVLLMLFGALGASWLARYLKRVLMGLEPHQIARLVEERHAILSSVHEGILAIDNQGRISLINTAAHRLLQRAGLEIPAYGTSIDTYLPQSGLMEVLQSGQASLDKETLINGLSLLTNRMPIQHQGHIIGAVATLRDTSEVHMLAEELTGVRRYAEALRAATHEFKNKLHAMLGLVQMQEYPALHRYLRELADHHIAPGAALVKDIEEPVLAGFLLGKQSEARERDIVFSIDVEEPIPAPEAPALVHTLVIILGNLLENAFDAVSEQDERYVTLTLGYDESLLSLHVQDTGTGISDALQQRVFQHGMSTKGQHRGLGLAMVREQVEAHAGSLALYSEPQRGTLIEVTLPYEAYSGADD from the coding sequence TTGCCAAAACTCCCTTCTCCACGTCTGAACGTGCTGATCTCATTGCTGGTCGCCAGCAGCATTGCCGTGACCCTGGCCATTGCCCTGTGGCTGTTCGATGCCACACTGCGCGACGCCCAGGAAGATGCGCAATCTGCACGTGTGATCAATATTGCCCAGACAGTGGCGGCACAACATGACGTCGTGCTTGCATTGCAGAAAGCCAATCAGCCCGATGCGATTCTCTCCCCGCACAGCGCGTTGGAGCACGATATCAACCAGCTGCGCCAACGCCTGGATATCGATTTCATTTCCATCTTCAACCTGCGCTCCCTGCGCCTGACACATCCCGATCCTAACCTGGTGGGCCAGTATTTCCGTGGTGGCGATGAAGGGCCTTCCCTGCAAGGCGAGACGTACGCCTCGCGTGCCAAGGGTACCTTGGGCACCAGCATCCGTGGTTTCTCCCCCGTCGTGGATAGTGAAGGAAAGGTGCTAGGGGCCGTCGCTGTCGGCGTGACACTGGGCACCCTGGGCGACAGACTGGCGGAGAACCGCCAGATCGTGCTGTTCGGTGTCGTACTGCTCATGCTGTTCGGTGCATTGGGGGCCAGTTGGCTGGCACGCTATCTCAAGCGTGTCCTGATGGGACTGGAGCCACACCAGATTGCACGCCTGGTGGAAGAGCGCCATGCCATTCTCAGCTCCGTGCATGAGGGCATTCTGGCGATCGATAACCAGGGGCGTATTTCGTTGATCAACACGGCGGCCCACCGCTTGCTGCAGCGTGCGGGGCTGGAGATACCGGCCTACGGCACTTCGATTGACACCTACCTGCCCCAAAGCGGTCTGATGGAAGTATTGCAAAGTGGCCAAGCATCGCTGGATAAAGAAACTCTCATCAACGGCCTGTCGCTTCTCACCAACCGCATGCCGATACAGCATCAGGGGCATATCATCGGCGCGGTCGCCACCTTGCGTGATACCAGTGAAGTGCACATGCTGGCCGAAGAATTGACCGGCGTCCGGCGCTATGCAGAAGCGTTGCGTGCAGCCACCCACGAATTCAAGAATAAACTGCATGCCATGCTCGGCCTGGTGCAAATGCAGGAATATCCGGCACTACACCGTTATCTGCGTGAGCTGGCGGATCACCATATCGCCCCAGGAGCCGCACTGGTCAAGGACATAGAGGAACCTGTGCTGGCCGGTTTTCTATTGGGCAAGCAAAGCGAGGCGCGCGAGCGTGATATCGTCTTCTCGATTGACGTGGAAGAACCGATTCCCGCTCCCGAGGCTCCCGCTCTGGTCCATACCCTGGTCATCATCCTCGGCAACCTGCTGGAAAATGCCTTCGATGCCGTGAGCGAGCAGGATGAGCGCTATGTCACCCTGACGCTGGGATACGACGAGTCCCTTTTATCGCTGCATGTTCAAGACACCGGGACCGGTATTTCCGATGCCCTTCAGCAGCGTGTTTTCCAGCATGGCATGTCGACAAAGGGACAGCACCGGGGCCTGGGGCTTGCGATGGTGCGCGAACAGGTTGAAGCGCATGCCGGTAGCCTGGCCCTTTATTCGGAACCACAGCGCGGTACTCTGATAGAGGTCACTCTGCCGTATGAAGCGTATTCTGGCGCCGATGATTGA
- a CDS encoding MBL fold metallo-hydrolase produces the protein MSGQPIVRAFFNEPTNTFSYVVRDPDSATCAILDSVLDFDYAAGRIDMDSAAAIIDFIKHEGLEVEWILETHVHADHLSAAPYLHEKLGGKTAIGAHITTVQETFGKVFNAGSEFARDGSQFHRLFTDGDHFHIGHLEGYVLHTPGHTPACLTYVIGDAAFVGDTLFMPDYGTARCDFPGGDPRTLYRSIQKVLALPDETRLFLCHDYKAPGRDTYQYQTSVAEQRRHNIHIGNGVSEEAFVRLRTERDASLGMPRLLLPSVQINMRAGHLPPEEDDGNVYLKVPIGRF, from the coding sequence ATGTCCGGACAGCCCATCGTCAGGGCTTTCTTCAACGAGCCCACCAATACGTTCAGCTATGTGGTACGCGATCCCGATTCGGCCACCTGCGCTATTCTCGACTCAGTACTGGACTTCGACTATGCCGCCGGGCGCATCGACATGGACTCTGCTGCCGCTATCATCGACTTCATCAAGCATGAAGGCCTTGAAGTTGAATGGATTCTCGAAACCCATGTGCATGCAGACCACCTCTCGGCAGCCCCCTACCTGCATGAGAAACTGGGAGGCAAGACCGCCATTGGTGCCCACATCACCACCGTTCAGGAAACCTTCGGCAAGGTGTTCAATGCAGGCAGTGAATTTGCCCGGGACGGCAGCCAGTTCCACCGCCTCTTCACAGACGGGGACCATTTCCATATTGGCCACCTTGAGGGGTATGTGCTCCACACCCCTGGCCATACCCCGGCGTGTCTGACCTATGTGATCGGTGATGCCGCCTTTGTCGGTGATACCCTGTTCATGCCTGATTACGGCACAGCACGTTGTGACTTCCCTGGCGGCGACCCACGCACCCTCTACCGATCGATCCAGAAGGTACTGGCATTGCCCGACGAGACACGCCTCTTTCTGTGCCACGACTACAAGGCTCCCGGACGTGATACCTACCAGTATCAGACCAGCGTGGCCGAACAGCGCCGCCATAACATTCATATCGGCAACGGCGTGAGCGAAGAGGCCTTTGTCAGGCTACGCACCGAACGCGATGCCTCCCTGGGTATGCCACGGCTGCTGTTGCCCTCGGTGCAGATCAACATGCGGGCCGGCCACCTTCCACCAGAGGAAGATGATGGCAATGTCTATCTCAAGGTGCCTATTGGCCGCTTCTGA
- a CDS encoding cation diffusion facilitator family transporter, with the protein MSARLEQRTLKLSIATTLTVASLGILFGLVSGAQSIIFDGVFSAIDSAISALSLFVARLLVRETSQRFQHGYWHLEPLVAALNGTILLVLCFYALINAVRGLIGGGHELDFGPATVYAVIVATICFGMYGYERRINKRVDSEFLRIDTQSWLMAGLITSALLGAFVLAWILESTSYAYLTRYADSFLLTILTLCFIPVPMATIRRAFKEIFLMAPSFLDQEVHDAMEPVMKREGLLEYYSHVAKSGRNHVIEIHVLTTPEFAMNHGVVVMDEIREQISSSISIPPQRRWFTVAFTADERWL; encoded by the coding sequence ATGTCAGCCAGGCTGGAGCAACGCACACTTAAATTATCCATCGCGACGACACTGACCGTTGCCTCTCTCGGGATTCTTTTTGGCCTGGTTTCGGGGGCTCAGTCGATCATTTTTGATGGTGTCTTTTCAGCGATAGACTCGGCCATATCCGCCTTGTCGCTATTCGTGGCGAGACTGCTTGTGCGTGAGACCAGTCAGCGCTTCCAGCACGGTTACTGGCATCTGGAGCCTTTGGTGGCGGCGCTTAATGGCACTATTCTTCTTGTTCTATGCTTTTACGCACTCATCAATGCCGTGCGTGGATTGATCGGGGGTGGTCATGAGCTGGATTTTGGCCCTGCAACAGTTTATGCGGTGATTGTGGCGACGATATGCTTTGGCATGTACGGGTACGAAAGACGTATCAATAAGCGTGTGGATTCTGAATTCCTGCGCATTGATACCCAGAGCTGGCTGATGGCCGGGCTGATCACGTCGGCACTGCTTGGGGCTTTTGTCCTGGCCTGGATACTGGAATCTACTTCTTATGCATACCTGACACGCTATGCAGACTCTTTCCTATTGACCATATTGACGCTTTGTTTCATTCCCGTGCCCATGGCAACCATTCGACGGGCATTCAAGGAGATTTTTCTCATGGCACCGAGCTTTCTGGATCAGGAAGTACATGACGCCATGGAGCCGGTCATGAAACGTGAAGGACTACTGGAATATTATAGTCATGTCGCCAAGAGTGGCAGAAACCATGTCATTGAAATTCATGTCCTGACGACACCCGAGTTCGCAATGAATCATGGAGTGGTGGTCATGGATGAGATACGAGAACAGATTAGCTCAAGTATAAGTATTCCCCCGCAGCGGCGTTGGTTCACGGTCGCCTTTACTGCAGATGAGCGTTGGCTTTGA
- a CDS encoding MBL fold metallo-hydrolase has translation MSKTKVLLAIPFVVLGIAASACANAETQVVMLGTGTPVPNGERAGSSIAVIYNDEAYVFDIGAGVVQRAIQAYEKYDIDALYPTRINHLFLTHLHSDHILDYPELIGTYWWRREQQIQVFGPDGTQAMSEGANAMLAEDTQTRLKDKSPITNREAYRANVTEIDSPGVVLAENGIKIEAFPVSHGDWDKAYGYKITTPDKTIVLSGDTSFNEEVMRQAEGADLLFHEVISHEGWQELSEDWQAYHQYAHTLTTELAELAQQAQPKRLVLYHVLHYAAPIEGVVDEVKAHYNGDVVLANDLDIY, from the coding sequence ATGTCCAAAACCAAGGTCCTCCTGGCCATCCCTTTCGTTGTTCTTGGTATCGCCGCATCCGCGTGTGCCAATGCCGAAACGCAAGTTGTCATGTTAGGTACCGGCACCCCAGTACCCAATGGCGAGCGTGCCGGTTCCAGCATTGCTGTCATCTATAACGATGAGGCTTATGTGTTTGATATTGGGGCTGGCGTTGTACAGCGCGCGATACAGGCTTACGAAAAGTATGATATCGACGCACTGTATCCGACCCGGATCAATCATCTCTTCCTGACGCATCTGCACAGCGACCATATTCTCGACTACCCCGAACTGATCGGTACCTACTGGTGGCGTCGCGAGCAGCAAATTCAGGTATTTGGACCAGACGGGACTCAAGCGATGAGCGAGGGTGCCAATGCCATGCTCGCGGAAGACACTCAAACTCGCCTGAAAGATAAAAGCCCGATTACCAACCGAGAAGCCTACCGGGCCAATGTCACCGAAATTGACAGCCCTGGCGTCGTACTCGCAGAGAACGGTATCAAGATCGAGGCTTTCCCGGTCTCACATGGTGACTGGGATAAGGCTTACGGATACAAGATCACCACTCCCGACAAGACCATCGTGCTTTCGGGAGACACTTCCTTTAACGAAGAAGTCATGCGGCAAGCAGAAGGTGCCGACCTCCTGTTCCATGAGGTCATCAGTCATGAGGGCTGGCAGGAACTTTCCGAAGACTGGCAGGCCTATCATCAATATGCTCACACCCTGACCACAGAACTGGCGGAATTGGCCCAGCAGGCCCAGCCCAAGCGTCTGGTGCTCTACCATGTGCTGCATTACGCAGCTCCGATAGAGGGCGTCGTCGATGAGGTGAAAGCACACTATAACGGCGATGTCGTGCTCGCCAATGATCTGGATATCTACTGA
- a CDS encoding winged helix-turn-helix transcriptional regulator, with the protein MIPQDEDKLLSRARALCDAMEDEDDWLKREVLSHAGNRWAFSVIYALKEGGKLRHAELRRKLDGVTQRMLTRTLRQLERDGLILRLDHQEVPPRVEYELTSLGEGFLLHIIPMWLWIFEHAGDFRTAREAHLVASSERRDGSLP; encoded by the coding sequence GTGATACCGCAAGACGAAGACAAACTGCTTTCCCGTGCACGAGCGCTCTGCGATGCGATGGAAGACGAGGATGACTGGCTGAAAAGAGAGGTGTTGTCTCACGCCGGCAATCGCTGGGCTTTCAGCGTGATATACGCGCTCAAGGAGGGAGGCAAACTCAGGCATGCCGAGCTTCGCAGGAAGCTTGATGGGGTCACCCAGCGGATGCTGACGAGGACGCTACGACAGCTTGAGCGAGATGGGTTGATCCTTCGCCTGGATCACCAGGAAGTCCCGCCCCGGGTCGAGTATGAGCTAACCTCGTTGGGAGAAGGGTTTCTGTTGCACATCATTCCGATGTGGCTCTGGATCTTTGAGCACGCCGGAGACTTCCGTACGGCTCGGGAAGCTCACTTGGTTGCTTCTAGTGAGCGGCGAGACGGTTCATTGCCATGA
- a CDS encoding aromatic alcohol reductase: MNRTDKQDAILVLGAGELGLEVLRHLANHARDHHATRVHVLLRPSTIETTEPIKRREIDELRALNIEVVPGDIVSTEKDALAALLAPYDTVISCIGFSAGRGTQTKITAAVLQAGVKRYIPWQFGVDYDAIGRGSAQDVFDEQLDVRDMLRAQSHTEWLIVATGMFTSFLFEPAFDVVDLEKGEVHALGSWDNQVTVTTPEDIEHLTAAILLHEPRFKNETVFVAGDTVSYGKLADELERQLDRTFKREAWSIPQLNDALKADPDNNLLKYRAVFAAGVGVAWPKEATFNHHQGFETVDVPAWIRHNLIER; encoded by the coding sequence ATGAATCGCACCGACAAGCAGGACGCCATACTGGTATTGGGCGCAGGAGAGTTGGGTTTAGAGGTTCTGCGCCATCTGGCCAATCACGCCCGCGATCATCACGCTACGCGAGTCCACGTGCTGTTGAGACCATCCACGATAGAAACAACGGAGCCAATCAAAAGACGGGAAATCGACGAACTGAGGGCGTTAAACATCGAGGTCGTTCCAGGCGATATCGTCTCCACCGAAAAGGACGCGCTTGCGGCCCTGCTCGCTCCCTACGACACCGTCATTTCTTGCATTGGGTTCTCGGCTGGCCGTGGCACTCAGACAAAGATCACCGCGGCTGTGCTTCAAGCCGGCGTCAAAAGGTATATACCATGGCAGTTTGGTGTCGACTACGACGCGATTGGCCGAGGCAGCGCCCAGGACGTATTCGATGAACAGCTCGACGTGCGCGATATGCTCCGCGCTCAAAGCCACACCGAATGGCTCATCGTTGCAACGGGCATGTTCACCAGCTTTCTGTTCGAACCGGCCTTCGACGTCGTGGATCTCGAGAAAGGCGAAGTGCATGCACTAGGCAGTTGGGATAATCAGGTCACCGTGACCACACCGGAAGATATCGAGCATCTCACAGCGGCAATTTTGCTTCATGAGCCTCGTTTCAAGAACGAAACCGTGTTTGTCGCAGGCGATACCGTCAGCTACGGCAAGCTGGCGGATGAGCTGGAGCGCCAGCTCGACCGGACGTTCAAGCGTGAAGCGTGGTCAATCCCTCAGCTCAACGACGCACTGAAAGCCGATCCCGACAATAACTTGCTCAAGTATCGCGCGGTCTTCGCAGCAGGTGTTGGCGTCGCGTGGCCAAAGGAAGCGACTTTCAATCATCACCAGGGTTTCGAAACGGTCGATGTCCCCGCCTGGATTCGCCATAACTTGATTGAGAGGTAG